Below is a window of Streptomyces sp. NBC_00223 DNA.
TGACCACGTAGAGGGCGGAGAGGCCGGGCGCGGCGTCATTGTCGGTCCAGCTCCGCTGCTCCTTGACCAGTTCGGCCACCAGGGCGTAGCCGTCCGTGCTGTCCACCGACTGGTAGACCCGGTAGCCGGCCACGTCGGGGGTCGGTGACGCGTCCCAGGTGACGACGATCGCCTGGCCCTGGACGGCGGTCCGGGCGACGCTCGGGGCCGCCGGTGGCCGGGTGTCCAGCGCGGTGGTGAAGACCGGCTGGGAGGGGGGGCCGCGGTGCCCGCCCTTGTCCTCGGCCACCACCTCGTAGCCGAGCTCGGTGTGCAACGGCGGCAAGGAGTCCAGCCAGGCGGTGGTGCCGGCCGGAACCGAGGCGATCTCGGCGTAGCCCGCGTCCGGGGCGTCGCGGCGCAGCACGTGGTATGCCTTGAGATCGGACTCGGTGTTGCCCGACCAGTGGAGGGCGACACCCGACGTGTCGGGGGTCACGGTCAGCCCGGTGGGTGCGGCCGGCGGGGCGTCGGAGTCCCACCGGACGTACACCCTGGTGTCACTCCGATTGCCGGCGGCGTCGAACGCACTGATCAGGTAGGAGTCGACGGAAGCGGCGTCGGGTGCCCTGTCCCCGTAGCCCGCGAAGAGCGGCGAGGACAACGCGACCTGCTGGACGGTGCCGTCCTTGAGGTAACGGCGGAGTTCGAACCGTACGGTGTCCGTGTCGGTGGGCGGGTCCCAGCGCACCGAAACCTGGGTCTTCGCGTAGTTGAGGACGGCCTGGGCGCCGGTGGGCGCCGGCGGTGGCGTGATGTCCGGCGGAACCGGCCTGGTGGCCGAGGTCTGCGCGGGGGCCGACTCGTGGCGGACACCGAAGATGTCCGGCTTGCTCACCGCGGTGACGCGGTAGTAGGCGACGCTGCCGACCGGCGCCTGGCTGTCCTGGTACTGCGGGGCGGTGATCGGCGTGGCGGTGAGCCTGGTGTACGTTCCGGCCGCGGCGGTGGAGCGGTAGACGTTGTAGCCGTGGGCGCCGCTGCCGGCCGGGTTGTCGCCCCAGCCCAGGGTGATGCCGCCGGTGGCCGCGGTCGCCTTCAGCCCGGTGGGCACCGGCGGTGTGACGCTGCCGTCGTCAGGGCGGGTACCGCTGGCCGACGCGGGGGTGGACTCGTTTTTGGCCTCGTCCACAGCGGTCACGCGGTAGTACGCCCGGACGCCGATCGGTGCCTTGGCGTCGTGGAAGAGGTTCATGGCCACCGGCGCGGTGGTGAGCCTGGTCCAGGGCCCGGTGGCGGACAGCGACCGGTAGACGTGGTAGCCGACGACATCGCCCACGACATCGTCCTGGCTGGGCGCCCAGGTCAGAGCGTTCTCTTCCGGGTAGGTGTCCACGTCCAGATCGGTCGGTGGCCGCGGCGCGGTGGTGTCGGCGGGCACGGCGCCGACCGAGGCCGAGGCACGCGACTGGTTGCCGCTGCGGTCGACACCGGTGATCACGAACCAGTACTTGGTGCCGTTGTGCAGCCCGCTCGCTGAGAAGGAGTTACTGGTGCGCGGCTTGCTGCCGCTGATCCGGTGCGAGGTGTTCAGCGGGACCGGCAGGCTGGTGTTGCGGTAGACACGGTAGCCCGCGAGGTCGGCCTCGACGTTGCGGGACCAGCTCAGCGACGCCTTCGTGTCCCCGCGGACGGCCTTGACGGCGGTCGGCGCGGCGGGTGCGGTCCGGTCGCTGGTGGTGGCCGGGGCAAGCCCCACGCTCACATTGGCCTTGCCGGTGGCGGCGAAGTAGTCGACCCGGAGGGTGTGCGAGCCGGCGGGGACGATGACCCGTACGGTCTTGCGCTGGGTGGAGCTGTAGTCCCGCCACAGATTGATGTACCGCTTGCTGTCGATCCAGACCCGGATCCCGTCCTGGCCGGCGACGGAAAGGTTGAAGGGCCCGCCGCCGCCGAAGTCGCGCTTCATGGTCCAGCGGACGGAGAAGTTGTTGTTCGGCAGCGCGATACCGACGGGGTGGCCGCTGCCCCAGTTCTTCTTGATCGAGGTGTCGCACAGCGACTTCTTCGGGGTGCCGCTGAACTTCTTGTTGGCGTAGTAGCTCGCCTTCCAGACCCCGGCGGCGCAGGTCACCGAGGCGACGGGCGCGGCGGCGACGGGTACGGCGGCACGAGGCGGCGCGCCCTGGAGGGTACCGGCCAGCAGCGCGGCGGCGACCGCAGCGGGCCAGAGCAGTTGGCGCATGCCCATGTGAGCGGCGGTCCTTCCGTGGACGGAGCTGACCCGGGGATCGTGGCAGAGATGGCGGCCGTGAGGAGGTTGTATGGCGAACTTGTGTACGACCTGAAACATAAGCCGGTTCGTCGGCCCGCGGGTCGCCCGGTCGGCCGAACTGCACGGTCCTGACGCCCGGTTGACGGTCGCCGCTCTCGGGAGCCCTCCGGGTGGTCGGCGTGGTGGCCGGTACCGGCGGCGGGGTCCCGGACGGGTACGGGTGGGGACGAGGCTGCCGATTGGATCGGTGCCCCGGCGACGCGGGCAGCCGGACGCGCACGACCGCTCGCGTGGCGGCTTCCTCAAGTGCGTCCGCCGCCTGTGCGAGCCGGCCTTCTCGGGCCAGGCGCGCCGCCTTACGCGGGGCCCCTCCTCGCCCCGCCGCAGGTCGGCAGCCGTCCCCCTCGGTCTCCAGCCGGGGTCCACCGGGGTTCCAGGGCCGGCGGAGAACCTCACCTCGGTTCGTACGACGGGCGCGGCTGACGAAGGGAACCGGTGAGGCGGCATGGCAGTGGAGTCGGCCACTTTTCGGGAGATGTTCGGCATGTTTCCGACCGCGGTCTCGATCGTGACGGCGATGGAGCGCGGCGAACCGCGCGGGCTGACCTGCAGCGCGGTGTCGGCGGTCTCCATGGACCCGCCCCTGCTGCTGGTCTGCGTGGACAAGGCGTCCCGGACGCTCAACGCGCTCATGACGTCCGAGGGCTTCGTCGTCAATGTGCTCGCCGCGGGCGGTCAGGACATCGCCCGGCTCTTCGCGAGCAGTTCCGTCCGCAAGTTCGCCGGGGTGCCGTGGCTGCCCTCCTCCTGGGCCGGCGGCGCGCCGCTGCTGACCGACGTCGCGCTCGCCTGCGCCGAATGCTCGGTTGAGCAGACCGTCGAGGCGGGCGACCACTGGATCTTCATCGGCCGGGTCGAGGAGGTCTCGGTCTTCCCCCGGCAACCCCTGCTCCACCAGCGCGGGAGGTTCGACATCTGGACGGACCGCGCCCAGGAGCCTCAGGCCCGGCGGTGACGCGAGTCCCGCCGGCCGACGGCATGTGACACCGCGGCCCATGACGCGGCGGCAGTGCCCGTCCGGCAGAGGACGGGGAGTGCCGCCGTTCGGGCGCCCTGGTCAGGGCTCGTCCCCGCGGCGCCGGTCGTCGGGTCGCCGGTCCCTGAGCCGCCGGTCTGCGAGCCGTCCGTCCCGCGGGGTCGGTCCCGCCGTGTGCCCGGCTTCCGGGCCTGCCATGGGGGGCGGGCCCGTCGTCGTCAGCCGCCGGACGTCAGCAGCGCCTGACGGGCGAAGGCCGTCGCCGCCGCGTCCCAGCGCAGCACCAGATGCGTGTCGGCGGCGGTGACGTCCCGCCACATCCGCTGCAAAGGCGCGCTCTCGTCCTGCGCTCCGGTGCCGGAGGCACGCAGGAGCCGGGTCACGGCCTGTACGGCGGCATCGGCCCCGAAGGCGCAGTCCCGGGTGCTGCGGGCGATGTGCCAGGACGAGACGAGCAGGGCGTCCGCGCTCCGGGCGGCGCGTTCGAGGAGCAGCCAGGCGGCGTCGAGTTCACCGGACGTACGGGCCAGGACGTCCGCGGACCACGCGTTGTCGGCGGGCGCCGCGCGGCGGGCCGTCTCCTCCGTCCACACCCGCAGCGCGCCCTGCCCCGCGCCGACGATCGGGGCGGCGAACGACAGGCAGTTGACGGCCCTCAGCGGTACGCGTCGGCAGACGGCGTCCGGGTGCGGGGCCTGCCCCCGGTCCAGCGCGGCCCGGGAGACGCTGCGGGATTCCGGCACGAACAGGCCGGTGACACTTACCGAGTTGCTGCCGGTCGCGCGCATGCCGACGCTGCGCCAGGTGTCCTCGATCCGGTACTGCTCGCGCGGCACGGCGAAGAACCGCAGTTCGTCCCCTTCCGCGACGCCGCACAGCAGGGCCCACGCGGAGGCGTCGGCGAGGCTGACGTAGGACCAGCGACCGCTCAATGTCCAGCCGCCCGGCACCCGTTCGGCGAGCCCGGTCGGCATCAGGCCGCCCACCACCACGGTGTCGGGACCGTCCGCCCACAGCTCGCCCTGGCCCTCGTCGGGCAGGTACGAAGCCATCCGGCCGAGGCTCGCGGTGAGCGAGGCGCA
It encodes the following:
- a CDS encoding fibronectin type III domain-containing protein, with protein sequence MGMRQLLWPAAVAAALLAGTLQGAPPRAAVPVAAAPVASVTCAAGVWKASYYANKKFSGTPKKSLCDTSIKKNWGSGHPVGIALPNNNFSVRWTMKRDFGGGGPFNLSVAGQDGIRVWIDSKRYINLWRDYSSTQRKTVRVIVPAGSHTLRVDYFAATGKANVSVGLAPATTSDRTAPAAPTAVKAVRGDTKASLSWSRNVEADLAGYRVYRNTSLPVPLNTSHRISGSKPRTSNSFSASGLHNGTKYWFVITGVDRSGNQSRASASVGAVPADTTAPRPPTDLDVDTYPEENALTWAPSQDDVVGDVVGYHVYRSLSATGPWTRLTTAPVAMNLFHDAKAPIGVRAYYRVTAVDEAKNESTPASASGTRPDDGSVTPPVPTGLKATAATGGITLGWGDNPAGSGAHGYNVYRSTAAAGTYTRLTATPITAPQYQDSQAPVGSVAYYRVTAVSKPDIFGVRHESAPAQTSATRPVPPDITPPPAPTGAQAVLNYAKTQVSVRWDPPTDTDTVRFELRRYLKDGTVQQVALSSPLFAGYGDRAPDAASVDSYLISAFDAAGNRSDTRVYVRWDSDAPPAAPTGLTVTPDTSGVALHWSGNTESDLKAYHVLRRDAPDAGYAEIASVPAGTTAWLDSLPPLHTELGYEVVAEDKGGHRGPPSQPVFTTALDTRPPAAPSVARTAVQGQAIVVTWDASPTPDVAGYRVYQSVDSTDGYALVAELVKEQRSWTDNDAAPGLSALYVVTAVDYSGNESKSSSPGEAVRPYPVGVAVPARATTLASAIVDKGVRLDWVASTTPEAAGYLVYRSRDAVGVAVADNLLTPTPVTATTFTDPAGRTAPRWYYAVVTVDGSGTRSLPATVRQDIDLQAPPMPSRLSAGLHTPPGYLEIQWDNAIAPGSDTVGYLVHWSATLAGPYTPLTPGLLVPTGPYGTFRIDSPPTGWSFFQVIAVDAVGNQSAPATAQAHV
- a CDS encoding flavin reductase family protein, whose product is MAVESATFREMFGMFPTAVSIVTAMERGEPRGLTCSAVSAVSMDPPLLLVCVDKASRTLNALMTSEGFVVNVLAAGGQDIARLFASSSVRKFAGVPWLPSSWAGGAPLLTDVALACAECSVEQTVEAGDHWIFIGRVEEVSVFPRQPLLHQRGRFDIWTDRAQEPQARR
- a CDS encoding hydrolase; protein product: MQHHAEEMLGMSMSEPAATGLTAKAESVAKLAFERAMAAERARQLSPEVIEAVVDAGFARHFVPARWGGDDGTFTDALSAVAAVGQGCTSAAWCASLTASLGRMASYLPDEGQGELWADGPDTVVVGGLMPTGLAERVPGGWTLSGRWSYVSLADASAWALLCGVAEGDELRFFAVPREQYRIEDTWRSVGMRATGSNSVSVTGLFVPESRSVSRAALDRGQAPHPDAVCRRVPLRAVNCLSFAAPIVGAGQGALRVWTEETARRAAPADNAWSADVLARTSGELDAAWLLLERAARSADALLVSSWHIARSTRDCAFGADAAVQAVTRLLRASGTGAQDESAPLQRMWRDVTAADTHLVLRWDAAATAFARQALLTSGG